From a single Larimichthys crocea isolate SSNF chromosome XIII, L_crocea_2.0, whole genome shotgun sequence genomic region:
- the nhsl3 gene encoding NHS-like protein 3 isoform X3, translating into MVIYLRKSIHSLLSVFKKKAGPKGNEDQKRLAVHYTTSQHYQENVFIEGSRPQYLEDLHTEAQEGLKILQQEEHKNGVNFPDDESIASTDTLRPEQDISSKDGGGSPGSRSTTGSTDTTVTSAVSTRPVLTRQGSTFKPLNPVKRLDKSRKRNRRTTIMGIPNQVQKELALNRSSTFQQLSTQPPNHDGQLKNSQSGVVIIPTVDGGTPVANKEGARVHLSELEASRDEQLLRKHLQAMYQDEQPFTQQGFGSHLCPSNLRPKSLAVPSMMTSSFSPSTLFSFLQEPQGPVMSISPQATYLSTIIPNAVLPASVEVIEIDRGSSRARGGSVNHGGSVRTISKNSLASRDSSVSPLLSRRSDGDGSQTDNSHDSTLMPTSVSESNWSESSKTIISNSSPVSSKGSTRSRNSQRVRLNGQENQTQRSNGDQDHVSLRISVSMVSSPSCKSESVVSGQGSESGVAASVAAGEDAKTKQNFTRNLSVMKTKQPPAPPRRTNSLHSNKIMSITRDLVESKDLNDSVTVANAAENIVAKDEINSVTADTSKISTAVPNSTGSSSLEASSSLLSPTQASPTEAGGATESSISSPQKTPSEGGKFERTMSPSSGYSSQSGTPTLSPKGISPTSPDKHKKKPVKPERSVSRASSSAASPSSSLTSLSSGTSEPVNPDVSTCNPSVPPQGYPLIVAEKELTPNNNSSTLSVEIRELLNIPPPPKVKAPCPPPPETWVHSRHSFELLCGPCSNVSKVSQKPAQMQESTVKQAGNQTEASKEMQVLDETQSAVDKSVLELSESKAKPETLLATGPEVNRKELENGEFPGTKHERTETRADIQEQEQRSSTVVKAAKSQETTPKKDPPPVMKKPMSILLHREELVSTESSMDRQEKKMNSSDTTNVNLPVENHTVSPQHDVIVLVDKSETEMDKGEVTSMQMLSAEVPKIGKTSPPPTPPPAYHPTPPLSRKTPPSSVSTHPDELQRVQEEIQVAEACWPPPPPPLEGDSVFEGGDEVDFPPPPPPFVTESVPNDMDSYVTELDLTKTPTEEVRETVKDVSEAGTSVHEQIPDLLSALKQTVPESKPEVVVQVSKVNNDDDSSCRPVQRFVSVSEPSPPVEAPPLTPVTRAENPVSVSALVPSSSFLKRDSMKIEDQPPVESLVSVQPPVTVPVAPPLPAENLTHGVNFRRQPSGANRDAKSKELLSRHKSAPIPKEDANIPLVTPSLLQMVRLRSVNMTEDELKAPPEDNSTNQGASIQENCPVSIPGSQNTPQKPIRKSLSLKSPPQTVKTSSVTLNTPSMRLQEAIRMKTAAMSSRDGLPSRLGVRSSAYSGVGEQGPLSLKSPEGWDMHKSPASTASFIFSRSTKKVVIETTAASSPEAQANLKQSLTAELMQVSDQSKTAAFSNGGLKFDKVPPPVAKKPAHGSISPSQNRPACPAKMDFSVDGNGVQHMSGITPPETTTTRVTADTIETLF; encoded by the exons ATGGTGATCTACTTAAGGAAGAGCATCcactctctgctgtctgtcttcaaGAAGAAGG CTGGCCCAAAGGGGAATGAAGACCAGAAGAGGTTGGCTGTCCATTACACGACCTCTCAACACTACCAGGAGAATGTTTTCATTGAGGGCAGCAGGCCACAGTACCTGGAAGACCTCCACACTGAGGCCCAGGAAGGGCTCAAGATACTGCAGCAGGAAG AACACAAGAATGGAGTGAACTTTCCTGACGATGAGAGCATTGCT TCCACGGACACTCTGCGTCCGGAGCAGGATATCAGCTCCAAGGACGGAGGTGGCTCTCCGGGGTCGAGATCCACCACCGGCAGTACTGATACCACAGTGACCTCTGCAGTGTCAACTAGGCCTGTGCTCACCCGCCAAG gttCTACATTCAAGCCTCTGAATCCAGTAAAAAGATTAGAtaagagcaggaagaggaacaggaggaccACCATCATGGGTATTCCCAACCAGGTCCAAAAAGAACTCG CATTGAACAGAAGCTCAACCTTCCAGCAGCTTTCTACCCAGCCCCCTAATCACGATGGACAGCTCAAAAACAGCCAGTCAGGTGTTGTTATCATTCCTACGGTGGATGGAGGGACTCCGGTCGCGAACAAGGAGGGGGCGAGGGTGCACCTTTCGGAGCTGGAG GCATCCAGAGATGAACAGTTGCTGAGGAAGCACCTCCAGGCAATGTACCAAGACGAGCAGCCCTTCACTCAACAGGGCTTTGGCTCCCATCTCTGCCCATCAAATCTGAGACCCAAATCCCTTGCAGTACCTAGCATGATGacatcctccttctctccttcaaCGTTGTTTAGCTTCCTCCAAGAACCCCAG ggCCCAGTGATGTCCATATCTCCTCAGGCCACCTACTTGTCTACAATCATCCCTAATGCGGTCTTGCCAGCCTCGGTTGAAGTAATCGAGATTGACCGTGGAAGCAGTCGGGCACGTGGCGGGAGTGTAAACCATGGCGGTAGTGTCCGTACTATAAGCAAAAACAGCCTGGCATCTAGAGACTCATCAGTCAGTCCTTTGTTGTCCAGAAGATCGGATGGTGATGGTTCCCAGACTGACAATTCCCACGACTCCACACTGATGCCCACATCAGTTTCAGAGTCGAACTGGAGCGAGTCTTCAAAGACCATTATTTCAAACTCCTCCCCTGTGTCTTCTAAGGGTAGCACACGTAGCAGGAATTCACAGAGAGTGCGTCTAAATGGGCAAGAAAACCAGACACAGCGGTCAAATGGGGACCAAGACCACGTCAGTCTCCGTATCTCAGTTAGCATGGTTAGCAGCCCAAGCTGTAAAAGTGAAAGTGTTGTTTCAGGTCAAGGATCTGAGTCTGGTGTTGCAGCGTCAGTGGCTGCTGGGGAGGATGCAAAGACCAAACAGAATTTCACTCGTAATCTATCGGTTATGAAGACCAAGCAACCCCCGGCACCTCCACGGAGAACAAACTCTCTGCATAGTAATAAGATCATGAGCATCACCAGAGATCTGGTGGAGAGTAAAGATCTCAATGACTCTGTCACGGTTGCAAATGCTGCAGAAAATATTGTAGCAAAGGATGAAATAAATTCAGTTACTGCAGATACCAGTAAGATTTCCACTGCTGTACCAAACTCCACTGGGTCCAGCTCTCTAGAGGCTTCCTCCAGTCTTTTGAGCCCCACTCAGGCCTCTCCAACTGAAGCAGGAGGAGCAACAGAATCCAGCATTTCCTCTCCACAGAAAACTCCCTCAGAAGGGGGTAAATTTGAACGGACCATGTCTCCTTCCAGTGGCTACTCCAGTCAGAGTGGCACCCCAACACTTTCCCCAAAAGGGATCTCCCCAACCTCCCCtgacaaacacaagaagaaacCAGTCAAACCAGAGAGATCAGTGTCTCGGGCCTCATCCTCAGCagcttctccttcctcctctcttacCTCTCTATCATCCGGTACATCTGAGCCTGTAAATCCAGATGTTTCCACATGTAACCCCAGTGTGCCTCCACAGGGATATCCACTCATTGTTGCTGAAAAAGAACTCACTCCAAATAACAATTCTTCAACTTTGAGTGTGGAAATCAGAGAACTGTTGAATATCCCACCTCCTCCCAAAGTCAAAGCACCGTGTCCTCCTCCACCAGAGACCTGGGTTCATAGCAGACACTCCTTTGAGCTCTTGTGTGGTCCTTGCTCTAATGTCAGCAAAGTATCCCAGAAACCAGCACAGATGCAGGAGAGCACAGTTAAACAAGCAGGAAACCAGACTGAAGCCAGCAAGGAGATGCAAGTTTTAGATGAAACACAGTCAGCTGTAGACAAGTCTGTCTTAGAATTGTcagaaagcaaagcaaagccaGAGACATTGCTAGCAACAGGTCCTGAAGTTAATCGCAAGGAGCTGGAGAATGGGGAATTTCCAGGTACCAAACACGAGAGGACAGAAACAAGAGCAGATATTCAGGAACAAGAGCAGAGGAGTAGCACCGTAGTGAAGGCCGCCAAGAGTCAAGAAACAACTCCAAAGAAAGACCCCCCTCCTGTCATGAAGAAACCCATGTCAATACTGCTGCACAGAGAGGAATTGGTGTCAACAGAGTCCTCAATGGAtagacaggaaaagaaaatgaacagcaGTGACACAACAAACGTTAATTTACCTGTAGAGAACCATACAGTCTCCCCACAGCATGATGTTATAGTTTTAGTCGATAAGAGCGAGACTGAGATGGACAAAGGTGAGGTCACATCCATGCAGATGCTTTCTGCAGAAGTCCCCAAAATTGGTAAGACCTCGCCACCACCTACCCCTCCCCCGGCATACCACCCTACACCTCCTCTGTCAAGAAAGACCCCTCCGTCATCGGTATCTACGCACCCAGATGAATTGCAGAGGGTACAGGAGGAGATCCAAGTTGCAGAGGCTTGCTGGccacctcctccgcctcctcttgAAGGGGACTCTGTCTTTGAAGGAGGAGACGAGGTTGactttcctccacctcctccaccctttgTGACAGAGAGTGTTCCGAATGACATGGACAGTTATGTCACAGAGCTGGATCTCACAAAAACACCCACGGAGGAAGTCCGAGAGACTGTCAAGGATGTAAGTGAAGCTGGGACATCTGTACATGAACAGATTCCAGACTTGCTCAGTGCTCTTAAACAAACAGTACCTGAGAGCAAACCAGAGGTTGTCGTGCAAGTTTCAAAAGTTAACAACGATGATGACAGTTCTTGCAGACCAGTGCAAAGATTTGTATCTGTTTCAGAACCATCTCCACCAGTGGAGGCACCTCCTTTGACACCTGTTACAAGAGCAGAGAACCCAGTATCAGTTTCTGCCTTAGTTCCTTCCAGCAGCTTCCTGAAGCGAGACTCTATGAAAATTGAAGATCAGCCTCCCGTAGAGTCTCTCGTCAGTGTCCAACCCCCAGTAACTGTCCCAGTAGCACCTCCTTTACCAGCAGAGAATTTAACTCATGGGGTTAATTTCCGAAGGCAGCCCAGTGGAGCAAATCGAGACGCCAAGAGCAAGGAGCTCCTTTCCCGCCACAAAAGTGCACCCATTCCCAAAGAGGATGCTAACATACCTCTTGTCACCCCCTCCCTGCTTCAGATGGTTCGTCTCAGATCAGTCAACATGACTGAAGATGAGTTGAAAGCTCCACCGGAGGACAACTCAACAAACCAGGGTGCTTCAATACAGGAGAATTGCCCAGTCTCAATTCCAGGCTCGCAAAACACTCCACAGAAGCCCATACGCAAGTCACTGTCACTAAAATCTCCCCCTCAGACAGTAAAAACATCCTCTGTGACACTGAACACTCCTTCCATGCGCTTACAGGAAGCCATACGTATGAAAACCGCAGCCATGTCTTCAAGAGATGGTCTTCCATCCCGGCTGGGTGTGAGATCATCCGCTTACAGCGGTGTCGGTGAACAAGGCCCTTTGTCCCTGAAATCCCCTGAAGGATGGGACATGCACAAGTCCCCAGCCTCTACCGCCAGCTTTATCTTCTCCAGGAGCACAAAAAAGGTCGTCATAGAGACTACGGCCGCTTCCTCCCCTGAAGCTCAAGCAAATCTGAAGCAAAGCTTGACGGCAGAACTCATGCAGGTGTCTGACCAATCAAAGACCGCCGCTTTCTCCAATGGTGGGTTGAAGTTTGACAAAGTTCCTCCACCAGTAGCGAAGAAACCAGCCCACGGTAGCATCAGTCCTTCACAGAATCGTCCTGCTTGTCCAGCAAAGATGGACTTCAGTGTTGACGGAAACGGAGTACAACATATGAGTGGAATAACACCTCCTGAGACAACAA CTACAAGAGTGACAGCGGACACAattgaaacactgttttga
- the nhsl3 gene encoding NHS-like protein 3 isoform X1, which produces MSRRRSTGDLVPRDVTEILAREARVQRGQKKPGSSLGQAFSWLKGSRKKKNVANGLSRTGIGVTDAKLGFQNHEPAKAGPKGNEDQKRLAVHYTTSQHYQENVFIEGSRPQYLEDLHTEAQEGLKILQQEEHKNGVNFPDDESIASTDTLRPEQDISSKDGGGSPGSRSTTGSTDTTVTSAVSTRPVLTRQGSTFKPLNPVKRLDKSRKRNRRTTIMGIPNQVQKELALNRSSTFQQLSTQPPNHDGQLKNSQSGVVIIPTVDGGTPVANKEGARVHLSELEASRDEQLLRKHLQAMYQDEQPFTQQGFGSHLCPSNLRPKSLAVPSMMTSSFSPSTLFSFLQEPQGPVMSISPQATYLSTIIPNAVLPASVEVIEIDRGSSRARGGSVNHGGSVRTISKNSLASRDSSVSPLLSRRSDGDGSQTDNSHDSTLMPTSVSESNWSESSKTIISNSSPVSSKGSTRSRNSQRVRLNGQENQTQRSNGDQDHVSLRISVSMVSSPSCKSESVVSGQGSESGVAASVAAGEDAKTKQNFTRNLSVMKTKQPPAPPRRTNSLHSNKIMSITRDLVESKDLNDSVTVANAAENIVAKDEINSVTADTSKISTAVPNSTGSSSLEASSSLLSPTQASPTEAGGATESSISSPQKTPSEGGKFERTMSPSSGYSSQSGTPTLSPKGISPTSPDKHKKKPVKPERSVSRASSSAASPSSSLTSLSSGTSEPVNPDVSTCNPSVPPQGYPLIVAEKELTPNNNSSTLSVEIRELLNIPPPPKVKAPCPPPPETWVHSRHSFELLCGPCSNVSKVSQKPAQMQESTVKQAGNQTEASKEMQVLDETQSAVDKSVLELSESKAKPETLLATGPEVNRKELENGEFPGTKHERTETRADIQEQEQRSSTVVKAAKSQETTPKKDPPPVMKKPMSILLHREELVSTESSMDRQEKKMNSSDTTNVNLPVENHTVSPQHDVIVLVDKSETEMDKGEVTSMQMLSAEVPKIGKTSPPPTPPPAYHPTPPLSRKTPPSSVSTHPDELQRVQEEIQVAEACWPPPPPPLEGDSVFEGGDEVDFPPPPPPFVTESVPNDMDSYVTELDLTKTPTEEVRETVKDVSEAGTSVHEQIPDLLSALKQTVPESKPEVVVQVSKVNNDDDSSCRPVQRFVSVSEPSPPVEAPPLTPVTRAENPVSVSALVPSSSFLKRDSMKIEDQPPVESLVSVQPPVTVPVAPPLPAENLTHGVNFRRQPSGANRDAKSKELLSRHKSAPIPKEDANIPLVTPSLLQMVRLRSVNMTEDELKAPPEDNSTNQGASIQENCPVSIPGSQNTPQKPIRKSLSLKSPPQTVKTSSVTLNTPSMRLQEAIRMKTAAMSSRDGLPSRLGVRSSAYSGVGEQGPLSLKSPEGWDMHKSPASTASFIFSRSTKKVVIETTAASSPEAQANLKQSLTAELMQVSDQSKTAAFSNGGLKFDKVPPPVAKKPAHGSISPSQNRPACPAKMDFSVDGNGVQHMSGITPPETTTTRVTADTIETLF; this is translated from the exons CTGGCCCAAAGGGGAATGAAGACCAGAAGAGGTTGGCTGTCCATTACACGACCTCTCAACACTACCAGGAGAATGTTTTCATTGAGGGCAGCAGGCCACAGTACCTGGAAGACCTCCACACTGAGGCCCAGGAAGGGCTCAAGATACTGCAGCAGGAAG AACACAAGAATGGAGTGAACTTTCCTGACGATGAGAGCATTGCT TCCACGGACACTCTGCGTCCGGAGCAGGATATCAGCTCCAAGGACGGAGGTGGCTCTCCGGGGTCGAGATCCACCACCGGCAGTACTGATACCACAGTGACCTCTGCAGTGTCAACTAGGCCTGTGCTCACCCGCCAAG gttCTACATTCAAGCCTCTGAATCCAGTAAAAAGATTAGAtaagagcaggaagaggaacaggaggaccACCATCATGGGTATTCCCAACCAGGTCCAAAAAGAACTCG CATTGAACAGAAGCTCAACCTTCCAGCAGCTTTCTACCCAGCCCCCTAATCACGATGGACAGCTCAAAAACAGCCAGTCAGGTGTTGTTATCATTCCTACGGTGGATGGAGGGACTCCGGTCGCGAACAAGGAGGGGGCGAGGGTGCACCTTTCGGAGCTGGAG GCATCCAGAGATGAACAGTTGCTGAGGAAGCACCTCCAGGCAATGTACCAAGACGAGCAGCCCTTCACTCAACAGGGCTTTGGCTCCCATCTCTGCCCATCAAATCTGAGACCCAAATCCCTTGCAGTACCTAGCATGATGacatcctccttctctccttcaaCGTTGTTTAGCTTCCTCCAAGAACCCCAG ggCCCAGTGATGTCCATATCTCCTCAGGCCACCTACTTGTCTACAATCATCCCTAATGCGGTCTTGCCAGCCTCGGTTGAAGTAATCGAGATTGACCGTGGAAGCAGTCGGGCACGTGGCGGGAGTGTAAACCATGGCGGTAGTGTCCGTACTATAAGCAAAAACAGCCTGGCATCTAGAGACTCATCAGTCAGTCCTTTGTTGTCCAGAAGATCGGATGGTGATGGTTCCCAGACTGACAATTCCCACGACTCCACACTGATGCCCACATCAGTTTCAGAGTCGAACTGGAGCGAGTCTTCAAAGACCATTATTTCAAACTCCTCCCCTGTGTCTTCTAAGGGTAGCACACGTAGCAGGAATTCACAGAGAGTGCGTCTAAATGGGCAAGAAAACCAGACACAGCGGTCAAATGGGGACCAAGACCACGTCAGTCTCCGTATCTCAGTTAGCATGGTTAGCAGCCCAAGCTGTAAAAGTGAAAGTGTTGTTTCAGGTCAAGGATCTGAGTCTGGTGTTGCAGCGTCAGTGGCTGCTGGGGAGGATGCAAAGACCAAACAGAATTTCACTCGTAATCTATCGGTTATGAAGACCAAGCAACCCCCGGCACCTCCACGGAGAACAAACTCTCTGCATAGTAATAAGATCATGAGCATCACCAGAGATCTGGTGGAGAGTAAAGATCTCAATGACTCTGTCACGGTTGCAAATGCTGCAGAAAATATTGTAGCAAAGGATGAAATAAATTCAGTTACTGCAGATACCAGTAAGATTTCCACTGCTGTACCAAACTCCACTGGGTCCAGCTCTCTAGAGGCTTCCTCCAGTCTTTTGAGCCCCACTCAGGCCTCTCCAACTGAAGCAGGAGGAGCAACAGAATCCAGCATTTCCTCTCCACAGAAAACTCCCTCAGAAGGGGGTAAATTTGAACGGACCATGTCTCCTTCCAGTGGCTACTCCAGTCAGAGTGGCACCCCAACACTTTCCCCAAAAGGGATCTCCCCAACCTCCCCtgacaaacacaagaagaaacCAGTCAAACCAGAGAGATCAGTGTCTCGGGCCTCATCCTCAGCagcttctccttcctcctctcttacCTCTCTATCATCCGGTACATCTGAGCCTGTAAATCCAGATGTTTCCACATGTAACCCCAGTGTGCCTCCACAGGGATATCCACTCATTGTTGCTGAAAAAGAACTCACTCCAAATAACAATTCTTCAACTTTGAGTGTGGAAATCAGAGAACTGTTGAATATCCCACCTCCTCCCAAAGTCAAAGCACCGTGTCCTCCTCCACCAGAGACCTGGGTTCATAGCAGACACTCCTTTGAGCTCTTGTGTGGTCCTTGCTCTAATGTCAGCAAAGTATCCCAGAAACCAGCACAGATGCAGGAGAGCACAGTTAAACAAGCAGGAAACCAGACTGAAGCCAGCAAGGAGATGCAAGTTTTAGATGAAACACAGTCAGCTGTAGACAAGTCTGTCTTAGAATTGTcagaaagcaaagcaaagccaGAGACATTGCTAGCAACAGGTCCTGAAGTTAATCGCAAGGAGCTGGAGAATGGGGAATTTCCAGGTACCAAACACGAGAGGACAGAAACAAGAGCAGATATTCAGGAACAAGAGCAGAGGAGTAGCACCGTAGTGAAGGCCGCCAAGAGTCAAGAAACAACTCCAAAGAAAGACCCCCCTCCTGTCATGAAGAAACCCATGTCAATACTGCTGCACAGAGAGGAATTGGTGTCAACAGAGTCCTCAATGGAtagacaggaaaagaaaatgaacagcaGTGACACAACAAACGTTAATTTACCTGTAGAGAACCATACAGTCTCCCCACAGCATGATGTTATAGTTTTAGTCGATAAGAGCGAGACTGAGATGGACAAAGGTGAGGTCACATCCATGCAGATGCTTTCTGCAGAAGTCCCCAAAATTGGTAAGACCTCGCCACCACCTACCCCTCCCCCGGCATACCACCCTACACCTCCTCTGTCAAGAAAGACCCCTCCGTCATCGGTATCTACGCACCCAGATGAATTGCAGAGGGTACAGGAGGAGATCCAAGTTGCAGAGGCTTGCTGGccacctcctccgcctcctcttgAAGGGGACTCTGTCTTTGAAGGAGGAGACGAGGTTGactttcctccacctcctccaccctttgTGACAGAGAGTGTTCCGAATGACATGGACAGTTATGTCACAGAGCTGGATCTCACAAAAACACCCACGGAGGAAGTCCGAGAGACTGTCAAGGATGTAAGTGAAGCTGGGACATCTGTACATGAACAGATTCCAGACTTGCTCAGTGCTCTTAAACAAACAGTACCTGAGAGCAAACCAGAGGTTGTCGTGCAAGTTTCAAAAGTTAACAACGATGATGACAGTTCTTGCAGACCAGTGCAAAGATTTGTATCTGTTTCAGAACCATCTCCACCAGTGGAGGCACCTCCTTTGACACCTGTTACAAGAGCAGAGAACCCAGTATCAGTTTCTGCCTTAGTTCCTTCCAGCAGCTTCCTGAAGCGAGACTCTATGAAAATTGAAGATCAGCCTCCCGTAGAGTCTCTCGTCAGTGTCCAACCCCCAGTAACTGTCCCAGTAGCACCTCCTTTACCAGCAGAGAATTTAACTCATGGGGTTAATTTCCGAAGGCAGCCCAGTGGAGCAAATCGAGACGCCAAGAGCAAGGAGCTCCTTTCCCGCCACAAAAGTGCACCCATTCCCAAAGAGGATGCTAACATACCTCTTGTCACCCCCTCCCTGCTTCAGATGGTTCGTCTCAGATCAGTCAACATGACTGAAGATGAGTTGAAAGCTCCACCGGAGGACAACTCAACAAACCAGGGTGCTTCAATACAGGAGAATTGCCCAGTCTCAATTCCAGGCTCGCAAAACACTCCACAGAAGCCCATACGCAAGTCACTGTCACTAAAATCTCCCCCTCAGACAGTAAAAACATCCTCTGTGACACTGAACACTCCTTCCATGCGCTTACAGGAAGCCATACGTATGAAAACCGCAGCCATGTCTTCAAGAGATGGTCTTCCATCCCGGCTGGGTGTGAGATCATCCGCTTACAGCGGTGTCGGTGAACAAGGCCCTTTGTCCCTGAAATCCCCTGAAGGATGGGACATGCACAAGTCCCCAGCCTCTACCGCCAGCTTTATCTTCTCCAGGAGCACAAAAAAGGTCGTCATAGAGACTACGGCCGCTTCCTCCCCTGAAGCTCAAGCAAATCTGAAGCAAAGCTTGACGGCAGAACTCATGCAGGTGTCTGACCAATCAAAGACCGCCGCTTTCTCCAATGGTGGGTTGAAGTTTGACAAAGTTCCTCCACCAGTAGCGAAGAAACCAGCCCACGGTAGCATCAGTCCTTCACAGAATCGTCCTGCTTGTCCAGCAAAGATGGACTTCAGTGTTGACGGAAACGGAGTACAACATATGAGTGGAATAACACCTCCTGAGACAACAA CTACAAGAGTGACAGCGGACACAattgaaacactgttttga